The nucleotide window CGCGTCGAGCAAGCAGCACAGAACAGCTTCCACCTCATCGACCAGCTCTTGGCGGACGGCACGGCTCATGGTTCCTGACGTCTCCACCGGCTCCGACAGCCGCGGACTGATCGCCTACCTCTTCGGCCCCGGCCGCCGCGACGAGCACACCAGCCCCCACATCGTCGCCGCCTGGGACATGGCCGGCGCTCCCGACCCCGGCCACGACCCGGCAGTCACCTACTCCCAGCTCGCCAAGCGCCTCGACCACCACGTCGACCTACGCACCCGCGAGCTGGGCGGGAAGAAGCCAGCGCAGCACGTCTGGCACTGCCCGGTCCGCACCGCCCCCGGTGACCGCTACCTCACCGACGCCGAGTGGGCCGACGTCGCCCGCCGCGTCGTGCACGCCACAGGCATCGCCCCCGACGGCGACGAAAAGGCATGCCGATGGATCGCGGTCCGCCACGCCGACGACCACATCCACATCATGGCGACCACCGTCCGCGCCGACGGACGCCGCCCACGCACCCACCAGGACGGCCGACGGGCACAAGCGGAGTGCCGCAGGATCGAAACCGAGTTCGGCCTGCGCCGCCTGAAGTCCGGTGACCTCACGGCTCCCCGTACCCCCACCGGCGCCGAACGCGCCAAGGCCGAGCGTCAAGGCCAGACGATCACGGCACGACAGTGGCTGCGCGAGCGGGCCTACGCGGTCGCCGCCGCCGTACACACCGAGGCCGACTACTTCACCGTGCTCCAATCCCTCGGCATCAAGGTCAAGACACGCCTCGGCCCCGAGAGCGGCGACGTGATCGGCTACAGCCTCGCCGCGCCCAGCGACATCAACAGCGCCGGCGAACCCGTCTGGTACGGCGGCTCCAAGCTCGCCCCCGACCTCTCCATCAACCGCCTCCGCGAACGCCTGCCCGACCAGGAGGTGACCGACCGGCCCCGGTTCGCGGCAGATCCCGCCGAGCCGTGGCAGCACACCATCATGGCGATACGCACGGCACGCACCGTCCTCGACTCCGACGACGACGCTGCTGCCCAGGCCCACCTCGCTGCCTTCGGCGACGCCCTCTACAACATCGCCAGCGCCACACCCGGCCCGCACCGAGCAGAGCTACGCGCAGCGGCCACGGCGTTCAACCGAGCCCGCCGATCCGCCACCCGCGCGGACCACCAGGCCGCCACCTCCCTTCGCCAAGCCGCCAAGGAACTCGCCTACGCCTCCAACGAACCGGGCGGACTAGCCATCGCCCTACTCTTCGCCACCGTGCACCTGGCCCGCGCCGCCGCCACGTGGCACGAACAGCGCGGCCACGAACAGCAGGCCGCTGCGGCCGAGGAAGCCTTCCGCCACCTCCAGGCGGGCTACCAGCAGGCCGCCGCACCCGCCTTGGCGGAGCTCGCCCATCGCGCACCACGAGCCGCAACCACCCGCCGCTTCGAGCAGGACGTGCGCGCGGCCCTCCCCGACCACGCCGACCGGATTCTCACCGACCCCACGTGGACCGCCCTGACCACAACCCTCGCCCAAGCCGAAACCGCTGGCCACAACCCTCGACGTGTCCTGACCGAGGTGAGCGCCCAACGAGAGCTCGACAGCGCCGAGCGCCCCGCGGAGGTCCTCACCTGGCGCATCGCCGCCCAACCGAACCGGCGGACACAAGCCGCTCGCAGGCAAAGCGCCATCAGTGGCACATCGGCCAGGTCCGCCACGCCACGCCATCCGGCTACGCCAGTGGTTAAGAGGCCCGAGGAGCGCAGTCGGCACCGTTGACCCCGGTTTCTCCCTGCCAGATTCCCGACGAAGGGACCGGCAGG belongs to Streptomyces finlayi and includes:
- a CDS encoding relaxase/mobilization nuclease domain-containing protein — protein: MVPDVSTGSDSRGLIAYLFGPGRRDEHTSPHIVAAWDMAGAPDPGHDPAVTYSQLAKRLDHHVDLRTRELGGKKPAQHVWHCPVRTAPGDRYLTDAEWADVARRVVHATGIAPDGDEKACRWIAVRHADDHIHIMATTVRADGRRPRTHQDGRRAQAECRRIETEFGLRRLKSGDLTAPRTPTGAERAKAERQGQTITARQWLRERAYAVAAAVHTEADYFTVLQSLGIKVKTRLGPESGDVIGYSLAAPSDINSAGEPVWYGGSKLAPDLSINRLRERLPDQEVTDRPRFAADPAEPWQHTIMAIRTARTVLDSDDDAAAQAHLAAFGDALYNIASATPGPHRAELRAAATAFNRARRSATRADHQAATSLRQAAKELAYASNEPGGLAIALLFATVHLARAAATWHEQRGHEQQAAAAEEAFRHLQAGYQQAAAPALAELAHRAPRAATTRRFEQDVRAALPDHADRILTDPTWTALTTTLAQAETAGHNPRRVLTEVSAQRELDSAERPAEVLTWRIAAQPNRRTQAARRQSAISGTSARSATPRHPATPVVKRPEERSRHR